A section of the Apium graveolens cultivar Ventura unplaced genomic scaffold, ASM990537v1 ctg6019, whole genome shotgun sequence genome encodes:
- the LOC141702978 gene encoding IQ domain-containing protein IQM1-like, which translates to MGVDQFSNKSCLEESPSFKNRESKRLSLKRTVSFKKRIQCNGDHEFIHKIGSTAETPVLFSPKTVGGLDAAAVKVQKVYKSYRTRRNLADCAVVVEELWWKALDFAALERSSVSFFSIKKPETAVSRWSRARTRVAKVGKGLCKDEKAKKLALRHWLEAIDPRHRYGHNLSLYYDAWFTTKSWQPFFYWLDVGDGKELNLEECSRTMLQKQCIRYLGPIERAEFEVIIDNGKLVYKQTGKYLDTVDGSKFIFVLSTLKNLYVGEKKKGQFQHSSFLSGGAATAAGRLVARNGILEAIWPYSGHYHPTEENFMEFINFLEDHLVDLSNVKKFAVDEDNPSLKVTTNDGPKSDLVNISSANVPSVDTKNDSTTNINRSINVDSSRSIGKKPQFELRRALSSKWTTGTGPRISCVREYPADLQFQALEQVTLSPRKLMAGSSASCCPIPSPRPCPRIHLSPRVSNIGFPSPRLTGS; encoded by the exons ATGGGGGTAGATCAATTTTCGAATAAGTCGTGTCTTGAAGAATCTCCGAGCTTCAAGAATAGGGAATCGAAAAGGCTCAGCTTAAAAAGAACGGTGTCTTTTAAGAAGAGAATTCAATGTAATGGAGATCATGAGTTCATTCACAAGATAGGCTCTACAGCTGAGACGCCAGTTCTGTTCTCCCCTAAAACAGTTGGTGGGCTTGATGCAGCTGCAGTAAAAGTGCAGAAAGTGTATAAAAGTTACAGAACTAGAAGAAACCTTGCAGATTGTGCTGTTGTTGTTGAAGAGCTCTG GTGGAAAGCCTTGGATTTTGCAGCATTGGAGCGAAGCTCCGTATCGTTCTTTAGCATTAAGAAACCAGAAACTGCTGTTTCAAGATGGTCGAGGGCCAGGACCAGGGTAGCTAAG GTTGGAAAGGGTTTGTGCAAGGATGAGAAGGCTAAAAAATTGGCTCTTAGACATTGGCTTGAAGCT ATTGATCCAAGACATCGATATGGACACAACTTGAGCTTGTACTACGATGCATGGTTTACTACTAAGAGCTGGCAACCATTCTTTTACTG GCTGGATGTTGGAGATGGCAAAGAACTTAATCTTGAGGAGTGCTCGAGGACTATGCTACAAAAGCAATGCATCAGATATCTCGGCCCA ATAGAGAGGGCAGAATTTGAAGTAATTATAGACAATGGGAAACTTGTGTACAAACAAACTGGCAAGTATTTAGACACTGTGGATGGCTCCAAGTTTATTTTTGTTCTCAGTACTTTAAAGAATTTATATGTTGGAGAAAAGAAGAAAGGCCAGTTCCAGCATTCTAGTTTTTTATCTGGCGGTGCTGCCACTGCAGCTGGACGATTGGTAGCCCGTAATGGAATTCTTGAG GCTATATGGCCATACAGTGGTCATTACCATCCCACTGAAGAGAATTTCATGGAGTTTATTAACTTCCTCGAAGATCACCTTGTTGACCTAAGCAATGTCAAG AAATTTGCAGTGGATGAAGATAATCCATCCTTAAAAGTCACTACCAACGACGGGCCTAAGTCAGACTTAGTCAACATTTCATCTGCTAATGTACCATCAGTTGATACCAAGAATGACAGCACTACAAACATTAATCGCAGCATCAATGTTGATAGTTCTCGGAGCATTGGAAAGAAACCACAATTTGAATTACGAAGAGCTCTATCTTCCAAATGGACAACAGGGACTGGTCCTCGGATAAGTTGTGTAAGGGAGTACCCTGCAGACTTACAATTTCAGGCTCTGGAACAAGTCACTTTGTCTCCAAGGAAACTAATGGCTGGCTCTTCAGCAAGCTGCTGTCCAATACCTTCACCAAGACCATGCCCAAGAATTCATCTGTCACCAAGGGTCTCTAACATTGGTTTCCCTAGCCCAAGGCTGACTGGTTCATAA